In a single window of the Pseudogemmatithrix spongiicola genome:
- a CDS encoding aminopeptidase, translating into MRRWGRRGLLGLGVLLGVGLLLLVATPLGRYLLRAGYEEARILLARRSIGEMVRDSTVDGETREKLRLVLAARAFAVDSLGLPAGETFTQFTQLETDTLVLVLSGARPDWLEPVLWRFPIVGRLPYKGFFRLADALAAERELREKGFDTYLRPASAFSTLGWFNDPLLSTTLAQDSLDLVNTVIHELTHNRYFAAGDASYNESFANFVGARGAEAFFRSRGDSVRAARTAARWDDERVLAAYWARLYGRLDSTFRAHPGDSLRERRIALRDSLYGAAREELRTSVAPQWKTIAPRYADLVRLDNAAVLARRVYLTEIERFEAVYAAAGRELRPVVDTLVLRHRQGRWHTPTKAAAR; encoded by the coding sequence TTGAGGCGCTGGGGTCGGCGGGGGCTGTTGGGCCTCGGCGTGCTCCTCGGCGTGGGCTTGCTGCTGCTCGTCGCGACGCCGCTTGGGCGGTATCTGCTGCGCGCGGGGTATGAGGAGGCGCGGATTCTCCTCGCACGGCGGTCGATCGGGGAGATGGTGCGAGATTCGACGGTGGACGGTGAGACGCGGGAGAAGTTGCGGCTCGTGTTGGCGGCGCGGGCGTTTGCGGTCGATTCGCTGGGGCTGCCGGCGGGGGAGACGTTTACGCAGTTCACGCAGTTGGAGACCGATACGCTGGTATTGGTGTTGTCGGGGGCGCGGCCGGATTGGCTGGAGCCGGTGCTGTGGCGGTTTCCGATCGTGGGGCGGTTGCCGTACAAGGGGTTCTTCCGGCTGGCGGATGCGCTGGCGGCCGAGCGCGAGCTGCGGGAGAAGGGATTCGATACCTACCTGCGGCCTGCCTCGGCGTTCTCGACGCTCGGGTGGTTCAACGATCCGCTGCTTTCGACGACGCTGGCGCAGGATTCGCTCGATCTCGTGAACACGGTGATCCACGAGCTGACGCACAATCGCTACTTCGCCGCTGGCGATGCGTCGTACAACGAGAGCTTCGCGAACTTCGTGGGGGCACGGGGGGCGGAGGCGTTCTTCCGCTCACGCGGCGACTCTGTGCGCGCGGCGCGCACGGCGGCGCGTTGGGACGACGAGCGGGTGCTCGCGGCGTACTGGGCACGGCTGTACGGGCGCCTCGACTCGACCTTCCGGGCGCATCCGGGGGATTCGCTGCGCGAGCGTCGCATCGCGCTGCGTGATTCGCTCTACGGCGCGGCGCGCGAGGAGCTGCGCACGAGCGTGGCGCCGCAGTGGAAGACCATCGCGCCGCGGTATGCGGATCTCGTGCGACTCGACAATGCCGCCGTGCTGGCGCGCCGAGTCTACCTGACGGAGATCGAACGCTTCGAGGCGGTGTATGCGGCGGCGGGGCGCGAGTTGCGACCGGTCGTCGATACGCTGGTGCTGCGTCATCGTCAAGGGCGCTGGCATACGCCGACCAAGGCCGCAGCGAGGTAA
- a CDS encoding hemolysin family protein, with translation MEHILTESLVIFGLLLLNGVFAMSEIAVVTSRRARLETAAKLGSKGARRALRLIDDPTRFLSTVQIGITLIGVLAGAFGGATIAAQLDVRLEQIPALARFSEAIAVATVVGAISFLSLVFGELVPKRIAMQAPERIAATVAGPMLSLARVASPAVAVLTFTTATILRLLGIKEAQGTRVTEDEVRAVISEGRQSGAVQIVEHEMLEGVFRLGDRLARDVMVPRPDVDWIDVEEGIAGLRERLSRPEADTVLLCRGSLDEVVGVLRPQRVLSAALTGEPIDLVALAEPPEFVPGSLAVLRVLEQQRAAGHRAVVVLDEYGGVEGLLTLEHLLSEIVGDVREPGGAEPAAPWTQRPDGSWLVDGAADFGDVAVQLGLPAAPESERGMYRTLAGFVLARAGNVPRAGDAIEWGGFRLEVVDMDGRRVDKVLVSGRSRTEGEEEANGHEG, from the coding sequence ATGGAGCATATCCTCACGGAGTCGCTGGTCATCTTCGGCCTCCTGCTGCTGAACGGCGTGTTTGCGATGTCGGAGATCGCGGTGGTGACCTCCCGACGTGCCCGGCTGGAGACCGCCGCGAAGCTCGGTTCGAAGGGTGCCCGTCGGGCGCTGCGGCTCATCGACGATCCCACGCGCTTCCTCTCGACCGTGCAGATCGGCATCACGCTGATCGGCGTGTTGGCTGGCGCCTTCGGCGGCGCGACGATCGCGGCCCAGCTCGACGTGCGGCTGGAGCAGATTCCTGCATTGGCGCGCTTCAGCGAGGCAATCGCCGTCGCTACGGTGGTCGGCGCGATCTCCTTCCTGTCGTTGGTCTTCGGCGAGCTGGTGCCGAAGCGTATCGCGATGCAAGCGCCGGAGCGCATCGCGGCCACGGTAGCTGGTCCGATGCTCTCGCTGGCGCGTGTTGCCTCGCCGGCCGTCGCGGTGCTGACGTTCACGACGGCGACCATCCTGCGCCTCCTCGGCATCAAGGAGGCGCAGGGCACGCGCGTCACGGAAGACGAGGTCCGTGCGGTCATCTCCGAGGGGCGTCAGTCGGGAGCGGTGCAGATCGTCGAGCACGAGATGCTCGAGGGCGTGTTCCGGCTGGGAGACCGGCTGGCGCGCGACGTGATGGTACCGCGTCCAGACGTCGATTGGATCGACGTGGAAGAGGGCATCGCGGGCCTTCGAGAGCGGCTGAGTCGCCCGGAGGCGGACACCGTGCTGCTCTGCCGTGGATCGCTGGACGAGGTGGTCGGTGTGTTGCGTCCACAGCGCGTGCTTTCGGCGGCGCTGACGGGCGAGCCGATCGACCTCGTGGCGCTCGCGGAGCCGCCGGAGTTCGTGCCGGGGTCGCTGGCCGTGCTGCGCGTACTCGAGCAGCAGCGTGCCGCCGGCCACCGCGCCGTCGTAGTGCTCGATGAGTACGGGGGCGTTGAAGGCTTGCTCACGCTGGAGCATCTGCTGAGCGAGATCGTGGGCGACGTTCGGGAGCCCGGTGGTGCCGAGCCGGCCGCGCCTTGGACGCAGCGACCGGACGGGAGTTGGTTGGTCGACGGCGCCGCCGACTTCGGCGATGTTGCGGTGCAGCTTGGGTTGCCTGCGGCGCCAGAGAGTGAGCGCGGGATGTATCGGACCTTGGCGGGCTTCGTCCTCGCTCGGGCCGGCAACGTGCCGCGCGCCGGTGATGCCATCGAATGGGGTGGGTTCCGTCTCGAAGTGGTGGACATGGACGGCCGGCGCGTGGACAAGGTGCTGGTGAGCGGGCGTTCCAGAACCGAGGGCGAGGAAGAGGCGAATGGCCATGAAGGTTGA
- a CDS encoding ATP-dependent helicase has protein sequence MSDDLRAYPPRERTAEPRRSVDFAAELNAAQFKAATHPDGPLLIVAGAGTGKTRTLVYRVAHLIDRGVPPSRILLLTFTRRSAQEMLARAEKLVGHASRSVHGGTFHGTAHRLLRRFGPEGGLPGDFTILDQSDAEDLMGLSRTALGLGDKTKRFPKKETLHHVYSRHVNTDIPVGAILRDEYPRFVQLEEEFAKVFADYTQRKQQRDLVDYDDLLLYWALLLENAPAVADKIAGLYDHILVDEYQDTNVLQARILKGMCRVHRNLTVVGDDAQSIYAFRGATIRNILDFPREYHGASTVTLEENYRSTQPILDATNLLISRAEERFSKELYSRRTGGEKPWLVTAQDEQQQTRFVVDRILELHEQGIPLREMAVLFRAGYMSADLEIELTARNIPFDKWGGLKFLEAAHVKDVLAFLRVLENPRDEVSWYRLLLLMPGIGEVTARNAVQSMADLAWSHESFGRFTPPPRAREAHAALVRLLADLRAGTGDEDGRVTREIVRVRALYDDILRERYDRVEPRLSDLDQLQTIAGGYPDRATFLSALALEPPSATSDLGFGSDTEDDTLVLSTAHSAKGREWDAVFVIWAVDGWFPMARALGSEDEIEEERRLMYVAMTRARNHLAVSYPLNVYDTRRGADYSLDQVSRFLDRGVRKAFQRVTLQAVVEPAAVPDASAPPEVDLRALLRGRFGSS, from the coding sequence ATGTCCGACGACCTCCGCGCCTATCCGCCCCGCGAACGCACCGCCGAGCCGCGACGCTCGGTGGACTTCGCGGCCGAGCTGAACGCCGCGCAGTTCAAGGCCGCCACGCACCCCGACGGACCGCTGCTGATCGTCGCCGGCGCGGGCACGGGCAAGACGCGCACGCTGGTGTACCGCGTCGCGCATCTCATCGACCGCGGCGTGCCACCGTCGCGCATCCTGCTGCTCACCTTCACGCGGCGCTCGGCACAGGAGATGCTCGCGCGCGCCGAGAAGCTCGTCGGCCACGCGAGCCGCAGCGTGCACGGCGGCACCTTCCACGGCACGGCGCATCGCCTGCTGCGGCGCTTCGGCCCCGAAGGCGGACTCCCCGGCGACTTCACGATCCTCGACCAGTCCGACGCCGAGGATCTCATGGGCCTCTCGCGCACGGCACTGGGCTTGGGCGACAAGACCAAGCGCTTCCCGAAGAAGGAAACGCTGCACCACGTGTACTCGCGGCATGTCAACACCGACATCCCCGTCGGTGCCATCCTGCGCGACGAGTACCCGCGCTTCGTCCAGCTCGAAGAGGAGTTCGCGAAGGTCTTCGCCGACTACACGCAGCGCAAGCAGCAGCGCGACCTCGTGGATTACGATGACTTGCTGCTCTACTGGGCGCTGCTGCTGGAGAACGCCCCCGCCGTCGCCGACAAGATCGCCGGACTCTACGACCACATCCTGGTCGATGAGTACCAGGACACCAACGTGCTGCAGGCGCGCATCCTCAAGGGCATGTGCCGCGTGCACCGCAACCTCACGGTCGTCGGCGACGATGCGCAGAGCATCTATGCCTTCCGCGGCGCCACGATCCGCAACATCCTCGACTTCCCGCGCGAGTACCACGGCGCGAGCACCGTCACCCTCGAGGAGAACTACCGCAGCACGCAGCCCATCCTCGACGCGACGAACCTGCTGATCAGCCGCGCGGAAGAGCGCTTCAGCAAGGAGCTGTATTCGCGGCGCACGGGTGGCGAGAAGCCTTGGCTGGTCACCGCGCAGGACGAGCAGCAGCAGACGCGCTTCGTCGTCGACCGCATCCTCGAGCTGCACGAGCAAGGCATCCCGCTCCGCGAAATGGCCGTGCTCTTCCGCGCGGGGTACATGAGCGCCGACCTCGAGATCGAGCTCACGGCGCGCAACATTCCCTTCGACAAGTGGGGCGGGCTCAAGTTCCTCGAAGCCGCGCACGTGAAGGACGTGCTGGCCTTCCTCCGCGTGCTCGAGAACCCGCGCGACGAGGTCAGCTGGTACCGCCTGCTGCTGCTCATGCCTGGCATCGGCGAGGTCACGGCGCGCAATGCGGTGCAGTCCATGGCGGATCTCGCGTGGAGCCACGAGTCCTTCGGCCGCTTCACGCCGCCACCGCGCGCGCGCGAGGCACATGCGGCACTCGTACGGCTACTCGCCGATCTGCGCGCCGGCACGGGCGACGAGGACGGCCGCGTCACCCGCGAGATCGTCCGCGTGCGCGCGCTCTACGACGACATCTTGCGCGAGCGCTACGACCGCGTCGAGCCGCGGCTCTCCGACCTCGACCAGCTGCAGACGATCGCCGGCGGCTATCCCGACCGCGCCACGTTCCTGAGCGCGCTCGCCCTCGAGCCGCCGAGCGCGACCAGCGACCTGGGCTTCGGCAGCGACACCGAGGACGACACCCTCGTGCTCTCCACCGCGCACAGCGCCAAAGGCCGCGAGTGGGACGCCGTGTTCGTCATCTGGGCCGTGGACGGCTGGTTCCCGATGGCCCGCGCACTCGGCAGCGAAGACGAGATCGAAGAGGAGCGCCGCCTCATGTACGTCGCGATGACGCGGGCGCGCAATCATCTCGCGGTGAGCTATCCGCTCAATGTGTACGACACGCGGCGCGGGGCGGACTATTCACTCGACCAGGTAAGCCGCTTCCTCGACCGCGGCGTGCGCAAGGCGTTCCAGCGCGTGACGCTGCAGGCAGTCGTGGAGCCCGCGGCGGTGCCCGATGCATCCGCGCCGCCGGAAGTGGACCTGAGGGCCCTGCTACGGGGACGCTTCGGCTCGTCCTGA
- a CDS encoding CopD family protein yields MDSIFGVESPAYVGVRAALSIVTVGLLGALSLRLIVMRRYVGPDAAALRRAVDAKLPTLVDAFGIAAVAATFARLAAQHAAVFGSEVAPSATTLSALLFRAGWGRAWWIALASAVAITWIAPRLRESAAAWAAASAAIITFALTQPLAGHPAAAVRPFVAVLTQLVHIIGAGAWIGGLAMLTAVAIPAARTVADPTDGDARIAGLVRAFSPTALVAAALLGLTGVIAAWSNLGGVAELWRSDYGRILLLKLALLSAVAATGAYNWRRVLPSLGSPSSSAALRRSSLVELATATAVLIVTAVLVATPMPGE; encoded by the coding sequence ATGGACAGCATCTTCGGGGTCGAGTCACCCGCCTATGTCGGTGTCCGTGCGGCGCTGTCCATCGTCACCGTCGGGCTGCTCGGGGCGCTCTCGCTCCGTCTCATCGTGATGCGGCGCTACGTCGGCCCCGATGCGGCGGCTCTCCGCCGCGCCGTGGACGCGAAGCTCCCGACGCTTGTTGACGCCTTCGGCATCGCCGCTGTCGCCGCGACGTTTGCGAGGCTCGCCGCACAGCACGCCGCGGTCTTCGGCAGCGAGGTCGCTCCCTCTGCCACGACACTCTCCGCCTTGCTGTTCCGCGCAGGCTGGGGCCGCGCGTGGTGGATCGCCCTCGCGAGCGCAGTCGCCATCACCTGGATCGCCCCACGGCTGCGCGAGAGCGCCGCCGCGTGGGCCGCGGCCTCAGCGGCAATCATCACATTCGCGCTCACCCAGCCGCTCGCAGGCCATCCTGCAGCCGCCGTGCGCCCGTTCGTCGCAGTCTTGACCCAACTCGTGCACATCATCGGGGCCGGCGCGTGGATCGGTGGACTCGCGATGCTCACAGCCGTCGCCATCCCTGCGGCCCGCACCGTCGCGGATCCGACCGACGGCGACGCCCGCATCGCCGGCCTCGTCCGCGCTTTCAGTCCCACAGCGCTCGTGGCCGCGGCGCTCCTCGGACTCACCGGTGTCATCGCCGCCTGGAGCAATCTCGGCGGTGTCGCCGAGCTGTGGCGGAGCGACTACGGCCGCATACTGCTGCTCAAGCTCGCACTCCTCTCCGCCGTTGCCGCCACCGGCGCGTACAACTGGCGACGCGTGCTGCCATCGCTTGGCAGCCCGTCATCGAGCGCAGCGCTGCGGCGCTCCTCGCTGGTCGAACTCGCCACCGCGACTGCTGTGCTCATCGTCACCGCCGTGTTGGTGGCGACGCCGATGCCGGGCGAGTAG
- a CDS encoding copper resistance protein CopC, with translation MVEERRSTDSVGHAALGLSLATPLQAARAHPRLVRATPSADSRVAAPRTLSLTFNESLDLALTRVTLLRGDRPIPLDSLRLATGDANTVVAGVSTTLAPGRYTVRWQVTGADGHPVRGTFEFEVQASGAPEAHAAHAPHPSPH, from the coding sequence GTGGTCGAGGAGCGCCGGTCCACCGATTCGGTAGGCCACGCCGCCCTCGGGCTTTCGCTCGCGACCCCGCTGCAGGCCGCGCGCGCCCATCCGCGTCTGGTCCGTGCCACCCCGTCGGCTGACAGCCGCGTCGCCGCGCCCCGAACCCTGTCGCTCACGTTCAACGAGTCACTTGACCTCGCGCTGACCCGCGTCACCTTGCTGCGCGGCGATCGCCCGATTCCGCTCGACTCGCTGCGCTTGGCCACCGGCGACGCCAACACCGTCGTCGCCGGCGTCAGCACCACGCTCGCACCCGGCCGTTACACGGTGCGTTGGCAGGTCACCGGAGCCGATGGTCACCCGGTACGCGGAACCTTCGAATTCGAGGTCCAAGCCAGCGGCGCGCCAGAGGCCCACGCGGCGCACGCGCCCCACCCGTCACCACACTAG
- a CDS encoding TIGR00730 family Rossman fold protein: MTKPSATDVLADLRLAALVAATSAEDQARVRRIAEEAAATFAAMARVRKGVTIFGSARAAPVTRWGALAHRVSWALADAGFTVITGGGPGLMAAANQGAQDAGAASVGLTIELPHDEPANAFLSLRVPFHYFFLRKLALVRYSCAFVLLPGGFGTLDELFEALNLRHTRRLESFPVILVGTEYWQGLVDWLRRVAIPAGSLAPEDVDGITITDDPGTVVTEVTRCHATLCRTLGIAQ, from the coding sequence GTGACCAAGCCATCAGCAACCGACGTGCTCGCCGACCTGCGGCTCGCGGCGCTCGTGGCCGCGACCAGTGCTGAGGATCAGGCCAGGGTGCGACGCATCGCGGAGGAGGCGGCTGCCACGTTTGCGGCAATGGCCCGGGTTCGGAAGGGCGTGACGATCTTTGGATCCGCCCGTGCGGCCCCGGTGACTCGCTGGGGCGCGCTGGCGCATCGGGTGTCCTGGGCCCTGGCCGACGCTGGGTTCACCGTGATCACCGGCGGTGGGCCCGGTCTGATGGCCGCCGCGAACCAAGGAGCGCAGGACGCGGGTGCGGCGTCCGTCGGACTCACGATCGAGCTCCCGCACGACGAACCCGCCAACGCGTTCCTCTCACTCCGCGTTCCGTTCCACTACTTCTTCCTGCGTAAGCTCGCGCTTGTACGGTACAGTTGCGCGTTCGTCCTGCTGCCGGGCGGATTCGGGACACTGGATGAACTGTTCGAGGCGCTGAACCTCCGCCACACGAGGCGCCTTGAGTCCTTCCCGGTGATTCTCGTGGGGACCGAGTACTGGCAGGGCCTTGTCGACTGGCTTCGGCGGGTGGCCATTCCCGCTGGCTCCCTGGCGCCCGAGGATGTGGATGGCATCACCATCACTGATGATCCGGGCACGGTCGTGACCGAGGTCACGCGCTGTCACGCGACGTTGTGTCGCACGCTGGGGATAGCGCAGTGA
- a CDS encoding TolC family protein has translation MHHSRWEARGLRLAMLGICVVAFGAPSAAAQQATSPIGQRGGLPSADNALQLGSLYDTARLTSPRIQAAEAQARARAAQALTVTRPPDPRVQLGLMNRELPGFAPMDPLGMSQLQVMQMLPTAGKLGLAAEVARVRATGVAFQAAEVAWEVRAGVAAAFYELYRVERAVGIAFETRRLMENVAGVAEAMYRVGEAPQADVLKARVEVARMSEEIVVMQAMRQVALARLGGLLDRAFGDSTPPAVLPAFPAQLPSQPELEAMALQGRPMLRAGDAEVAAADAARTLANRELIPDVELGFQYGQRGGAMGTERMGSLMVGASVPVFARRRQLPMRAEAEAMRAMAVADLTAMRAETRARVGAAYAEWQRARNLQALYRSTVLPQARAAVDAALASYRVGGVNLMTLLDNQATVNRYAQELAGLEAMEGIALAELEMLMGRELFDARRGADGPENR, from the coding sequence GTGCATCACTCGCGTTGGGAGGCACGAGGACTCCGCTTGGCGATGCTGGGGATATGCGTGGTGGCGTTCGGGGCGCCGTCTGCGGCGGCGCAGCAAGCCACATCGCCAATCGGTCAGCGCGGTGGGCTCCCGTCGGCCGACAACGCGCTGCAACTCGGGTCGCTGTACGACACCGCGCGCCTGACGAGTCCGCGCATCCAGGCGGCGGAGGCACAGGCGCGGGCCCGTGCCGCGCAGGCGCTCACCGTGACGCGTCCGCCAGACCCTCGCGTCCAGCTCGGGTTGATGAACCGGGAACTCCCGGGATTCGCGCCGATGGATCCGTTGGGGATGTCGCAGCTGCAGGTGATGCAGATGCTGCCCACCGCCGGGAAACTTGGGCTGGCCGCAGAGGTGGCGCGCGTGCGCGCCACCGGCGTGGCGTTCCAGGCCGCTGAGGTCGCGTGGGAAGTCCGCGCCGGAGTCGCGGCAGCGTTCTACGAGCTCTACCGCGTCGAGCGCGCTGTCGGCATCGCCTTCGAGACGCGGCGGCTGATGGAGAATGTCGCCGGCGTCGCGGAGGCGATGTATCGGGTCGGTGAGGCGCCGCAGGCCGACGTACTGAAGGCGCGGGTCGAAGTCGCGCGGATGAGTGAGGAGATCGTGGTGATGCAGGCGATGCGTCAGGTCGCGCTTGCGCGACTGGGCGGGTTACTCGACCGCGCGTTCGGAGACTCGACACCGCCCGCGGTCCTGCCGGCGTTTCCGGCGCAACTGCCGTCGCAGCCCGAGCTCGAGGCGATGGCCCTGCAGGGTCGTCCGATGCTGCGCGCGGGCGATGCGGAGGTGGCGGCGGCCGACGCGGCACGCACGCTCGCGAACCGTGAACTCATACCCGATGTGGAACTGGGGTTTCAGTACGGCCAACGCGGTGGCGCGATGGGCACCGAGCGCATGGGCAGCCTGATGGTCGGGGCGTCGGTGCCAGTATTCGCCCGACGCCGACAGCTGCCGATGCGTGCGGAGGCGGAGGCGATGCGCGCGATGGCGGTGGCCGATCTCACGGCGATGCGCGCCGAGACCCGCGCACGCGTGGGCGCGGCCTACGCGGAATGGCAACGCGCGCGGAACCTGCAGGCGCTCTATCGCTCGACGGTGTTGCCGCAGGCCCGCGCTGCCGTGGATGCGGCGCTGGCGTCGTACCGCGTCGGCGGCGTGAACCTGATGACGCTGCTCGACAACCAAGCGACGGTGAATCGCTATGCACAGGAGTTGGCGGGGCTGGAAGCGATGGAAGGCATCGCGTTGGCGGAGCTCGAGATGCTGATGGGGCGTGAACTCTTTGACGCGCGACGCGGCGCCGATGGACCGGAGAATCGATGA
- a CDS encoding efflux RND transporter periplasmic adaptor subunit translates to MTFETVARVRWRGVALGAVVLAVAAGVAWWATRNTSDPAAAAGHAHGAGAAGGTSGPVMLDSAQAARIGVSYAQAERGVIEQEIRSVGQVTYDETLVRTVSLKFDGWVERLFVDFTGRAVRAGEPLLVTYAPMLASAEEELVLAHQLLRDVQGADSATRRGAERMLIGARERLRNWDVPAEEIARAEESGESRRTLEIRAPYDGVVIEKLVNEGQRVMAGDPLLRIADLRRVWVEAEVFEQDVALVRLGQRVTVELDAFAGRPRSGPIVFLQPTVDPETRTLRVRVELDNADGQLRPGMYATIRVRATGSGAVVHVPRSAVLSTGRRDIVFVRMDDGMLQPRPVVLGIASDDRVEIRSGLAVGETVVSSATFLVDAESNLGAALGAMAGMPGMEAPTPSKSVPPPPPAHDH, encoded by the coding sequence ATGACATTCGAGACTGTGGCGCGTGTGCGCTGGCGTGGCGTCGCCTTGGGCGCCGTGGTGCTGGCGGTGGCGGCTGGCGTGGCGTGGTGGGCAACGCGGAACACGTCTGACCCCGCCGCAGCGGCGGGGCACGCGCACGGCGCGGGGGCCGCGGGCGGTACCTCGGGCCCGGTGATGCTCGATTCCGCACAGGCCGCACGGATCGGCGTGTCGTACGCGCAGGCCGAGCGTGGGGTGATCGAGCAGGAGATTCGCAGCGTCGGGCAAGTGACGTACGACGAGACGCTGGTGCGCACCGTGAGCCTCAAGTTCGACGGCTGGGTCGAGCGGCTCTTCGTGGACTTCACCGGCCGCGCGGTGCGTGCCGGCGAACCGCTGCTCGTCACCTACGCGCCGATGCTGGCCAGCGCGGAGGAGGAACTGGTGTTGGCGCACCAGTTGCTGCGCGATGTGCAGGGCGCCGACAGTGCCACGCGACGCGGCGCCGAGCGGATGCTGATCGGCGCGCGGGAAAGACTGCGCAATTGGGACGTACCCGCCGAGGAAATCGCACGCGCGGAGGAGTCGGGCGAGAGCCGCCGCACGTTGGAGATTCGGGCGCCCTACGACGGCGTGGTCATCGAGAAACTCGTGAACGAAGGCCAGCGCGTGATGGCGGGCGATCCACTGCTGCGCATTGCAGACCTGCGTCGGGTGTGGGTGGAGGCAGAAGTGTTTGAGCAGGATGTCGCACTCGTACGCCTCGGGCAGCGCGTGACGGTGGAACTCGACGCGTTCGCGGGCCGCCCGCGCTCCGGACCGATCGTCTTCCTGCAACCCACGGTGGATCCGGAGACGCGAACGCTGCGCGTGCGCGTGGAACTCGATAACGCCGACGGCCAGCTACGCCCTGGGATGTACGCGACCATCCGCGTGCGGGCGACGGGTTCCGGGGCTGTGGTGCACGTGCCCCGTTCCGCCGTGCTCTCCACTGGACGCCGTGACATCGTATTCGTGCGGATGGACGACGGAATGCTTCAGCCGCGGCCGGTGGTGCTCGGCATTGCCTCCGACGATCGCGTGGAGATTCGGTCGGGCCTTGCAGTGGGCGAGACCGTCGTGTCGTCCGCGACGTTCCTTGTGGACGCGGAGTCGAATCTGGGCGCGGCGCTCGGCGCGATGGCGGGCATGCCGGGAATGGAAGCGCCGACACCGAGCAAGTCGGTGCCGCCGCCTCCGCCCGCTCACGATCACTGA